In a genomic window of Cytobacillus sp. FSL H8-0458:
- a CDS encoding fused response regulator/phosphatase, with protein MGILVVDDNQANLFVIQHILKRAGYKDHLTFSSAKDMFQHLQGYSSFSADIKADIILMDIMMPEMDGIEACRRLQQIPHLKDIPVIFVTALEDSNKVAEALDAGGTDYVMKPINKTELLARIRAALRLKYEKDWHKEQENKIRNELDLSMQVQTSMLSEPIYHEHTLLKASYLPANKLAGDMYYWHQIDEHRYAAIQLDMMGHGISASLVCMFISSVLRDAIRTCSDPEYVMNELNRWMNSLNQRNQRIPYYFTAIYLVLNKKAKTIEYVNAGHPAGYALVDKDEMVSLSSNMCAVGFFEDITIQKETIPYTDSIQLLLFTDGVEEAVEQNNLNPCEYLQRFASFHWNAARTAEPIDMILTKQQQASADDDMCVVLVQAD; from the coding sequence ATGGGAATCCTAGTTGTGGACGATAATCAAGCCAACTTATTTGTTATTCAACATATATTAAAACGCGCGGGGTATAAAGACCATTTAACATTTTCTTCTGCAAAGGATATGTTTCAGCACCTTCAGGGGTATTCATCTTTTTCAGCCGATATAAAAGCAGACATAATTCTGATGGATATTATGATGCCGGAGATGGATGGAATTGAAGCATGCCGCCGGCTTCAGCAGATTCCGCATTTGAAGGATATTCCGGTAATTTTTGTAACTGCATTGGAGGACTCGAATAAAGTTGCAGAAGCTCTTGATGCGGGCGGGACCGATTATGTCATGAAGCCCATTAATAAGACGGAGCTGCTTGCCCGCATTCGCGCTGCCTTAAGGCTTAAATATGAGAAGGACTGGCATAAGGAGCAGGAAAACAAAATCAGGAATGAACTGGATTTATCCATGCAGGTACAAACCAGCATGCTGAGCGAACCCATTTATCATGAACATACACTGTTAAAGGCTTCCTACCTGCCAGCCAACAAACTTGCAGGGGATATGTATTACTGGCACCAAATAGATGAACATCGCTATGCTGCCATACAGCTGGATATGATGGGCCACGGGATTTCAGCTTCTCTTGTATGCATGTTTATCTCTTCTGTTCTCAGAGATGCCATCAGAACATGCAGTGATCCTGAATACGTCATGAACGAGCTGAATCGGTGGATGAATTCCCTTAACCAGCGCAATCAGCGGATTCCATATTATTTTACAGCTATTTACCTCGTCCTTAATAAAAAAGCTAAAACAATCGAGTATGTAAATGCCGGACATCCAGCCGGATATGCACTTGTTGACAAAGATGAAATGGTCAGCTTATCCAGCAATATGTGTGCAGTCGGCTTTTTTGAAGACATTACAATACAAAAAGAAACAATTCCCTATACAGATTCCATTCAGCTGCTCTTGTTTACAGACGGAGTTGAAGAAGCAGTAGAGCAGAATAATCTCAATCCATGTGAGTATCTTCAGCGCTTCGCATCCTTTCACTGGAATGCAGCCAGAACCGCAGAGCCAATCGATATGATACTGACTAAGCAGCAGCAGGCAAGCGCTGATGATGATATGTGTGTTGTTCTGGTTCAGGCAGATTAG
- a CDS encoding aspartate kinase: MKVVKFGGSSLASGKQIEKVFNIVSADPERKIIVVSAPGKRFSQDDKVTDLLITCAEKRIKGEAADDLAEAVLDRYGQIADELELGPDIKDIIREDLFTRLSSDTHDPEVFMDLIKASGEDNNAKLVAAYFQQQGAEARYVSPKEAGLLVSPEPGNAQVLPEAYDKLLALREQDGIIIFPGFFGYSRDGQVFTFSRSGSDVTGSILAGAAKADLYENFTDVDAVYSVNPFIIESPKEIKELTYREMRELSYAGFTVLHDEALVPAFRAGIPVQIKNTNNPSAPGTTIVNERDNTNGPVIGIASDQGFCSIYVGKYLMNREVGFGRRLLTILEEYGLSYEHTPSGIDDISIILRENQFTDGMEEEILRRIQHELQADEVKIQHSLSLIMVVGEGMRQNIGTMARASKALAKAKVNMEMINQGSSEVSMMFGVQAVDEVRAVQALYNEFFAAVAAV, encoded by the coding sequence ATGAAAGTGGTGAAGTTCGGAGGATCTTCTTTAGCATCCGGAAAGCAAATCGAGAAGGTATTCAATATTGTAAGTGCTGATCCAGAGCGAAAGATCATTGTTGTCTCGGCTCCTGGAAAGCGATTTTCACAGGATGACAAGGTTACTGATTTATTAATTACATGTGCAGAGAAACGGATTAAGGGGGAAGCAGCAGATGATTTGGCTGAAGCTGTATTGGATCGGTATGGCCAAATCGCTGATGAATTAGAGCTTGGTCCGGACATTAAAGATATCATCAGGGAGGATCTTTTTACCAGGCTGTCCAGTGATACGCATGATCCTGAAGTTTTCATGGATTTGATCAAGGCGAGCGGCGAAGATAATAACGCTAAGCTTGTTGCAGCATATTTTCAGCAACAGGGCGCAGAAGCCAGATATGTGAGCCCGAAGGAAGCGGGATTGCTTGTCAGTCCAGAGCCCGGCAACGCACAGGTGCTTCCTGAAGCATATGACAAGCTGCTTGCATTAAGGGAGCAGGACGGGATCATCATTTTTCCGGGTTTCTTTGGATACAGCAGGGACGGGCAGGTGTTCACATTTTCAAGAAGCGGATCGGATGTGACAGGCTCCATTTTGGCTGGTGCAGCCAAGGCGGATTTATATGAAAACTTTACAGATGTGGACGCTGTCTATTCGGTAAATCCCTTTATTATAGAAAGCCCTAAAGAAATCAAAGAATTGACATACCGGGAAATGCGGGAGCTTTCCTATGCAGGCTTTACTGTCCTGCATGATGAAGCGCTTGTACCGGCATTTCGGGCGGGAATTCCTGTGCAGATAAAAAATACGAATAATCCGTCTGCTCCCGGCACCACGATTGTGAACGAGCGGGATAACACTAACGGACCTGTGATCGGGATTGCCAGTGACCAGGGATTCTGCAGCATCTATGTCGGAAAATACTTAATGAACAGGGAAGTCGGCTTTGGAAGGAGGCTGCTGACCATTTTGGAAGAGTATGGCCTCAGCTATGAGCATACACCATCAGGAATTGATGACATCTCCATTATCCTGCGGGAAAACCAATTTACTGATGGAATGGAGGAAGAAATTCTGAGGCGCATACAGCATGAACTTCAAGCAGATGAAGTGAAAATCCAGCACAGTCTTTCTCTTATTATGGTGGTTGGAGAGGGGATGCGCCAGAACATCGGAACAATGGCCCGTGCCTCCAAAGCCCTCGCTAAAGCGAAAGTAAATATGGAAATGATCAATCAGGGCTCCTCTGAAGTGAGCATGATGTTTGGCGTCCAGGCAGTAGATGAAGTACGTGCGGTACAGGCACTTTATAATGAGTTTTTTGCTGCTGTGGCAGCGGTGTGA
- a CDS encoding FbpB family small basic protein, which produces MKKKKLSMPEMIKANREELLRDRRELEKIEKKIDDKYAKAQ; this is translated from the coding sequence ATGAAAAAGAAAAAATTATCAATGCCTGAAATGATTAAGGCTAATAGAGAAGAACTTTTAAGAGATCGCCGTGAGCTTGAGAAGATCGAAAAAAAAATAGACGATAAATATGCAAAAGCACAGTAA
- a CDS encoding response regulator: MSFKRKQMMGLGLTVFFLFILMFVILSMVNGMKANMLEIVEDRYYKVNQATEIRQLFYQTDQQLLSVLTDKDSADSAMTAELVNANHEGIQTRVINLEQELNRQKSKLLLKEVEQAYESYAQMQNSFTDLMGSGEMDSLEALYRSERENRNALLIKLGEFKEYQESLMADSLKSANETYSQLVSTLVAAVALAIVLIVGVTVWVIRSTGRNISLITKGIKEIDYQDLSSISRLNIETKDEIGEIAKAFNSMADSLENYYEKEQRYSAEISEQNWIQSQSASLVSIYSQHVTIANLADDFISRLAPAAGANLGVVYVKDDSGSKPVFRKQAAYADGAEDAGRDFFYEGEGIAGQTARDKKTVFLQDVPENYKVLSTGLGDVRPKSIMMAPVMLKDEVVAVVELASLRPFTDAQIKLLDKVIETLGIAITNISGRMEIERLLAESQAQTEELQAQAEELQSQSEELQAQSEEMQSQSEELRMINEQLEERSRDAEMKSEELQAAKEELEEKAKQLGLSSKYKSEFLANMSHELRTPLNSILLLSEMLAEDPDQVLTDEQKEFSKVIHTSGQDLLTLINDILDLSKVEVGKLEISFEEVNMGEMSQRMKQHFTQVAKHKNLEFTVSTSEEVPPVFNTDEQRLQQIVKNLLSNAFKFTEEGSVAVTFEKASKGDFFGLPLSIYTNDWLKITVLDTGIGISPEKQQLIFEAFQQADGATMRKYGGTGLGLSISKEFAQLLGGICKVESEEGKGSRFTLVIPNLPNGMPEIEAGSLAFEEAAVTAEPVPEVPEAAETKDAEGDTEAEQHSGTELKDKTVIVVDDDHRNIYALKNALKKEGMNVLTAENGMQCLDLIMGTEQIDIVLMDIMMPVMDGYETMKRLRGLDRHQDVPIIALTAKAMKGDREKCMEAGATDYISKPLKLDQLLSVMRVWLS, from the coding sequence GTGAGCTTTAAAAGAAAGCAAATGATGGGATTGGGCTTAACCGTATTTTTTTTGTTTATTCTGATGTTTGTCATTCTGTCTATGGTAAACGGAATGAAGGCAAACATGCTGGAAATTGTGGAGGATCGATATTATAAGGTAAACCAGGCTACAGAGATCAGACAGCTGTTTTACCAGACTGACCAGCAGCTATTGAGTGTGCTCACCGACAAAGACTCTGCAGATTCAGCCATGACGGCTGAATTGGTGAATGCCAACCATGAGGGGATACAAACCCGAGTAATTAATCTAGAGCAAGAATTAAATAGACAGAAATCGAAATTGCTCTTAAAAGAAGTGGAGCAGGCATACGAATCATATGCCCAAATGCAAAACAGCTTTACTGATTTAATGGGAAGCGGTGAAATGGATTCTTTAGAAGCACTATACAGAAGTGAGAGAGAAAACCGAAACGCACTGCTGATCAAGCTGGGTGAATTTAAAGAGTATCAGGAATCACTTATGGCAGATTCGCTGAAAAGTGCAAATGAAACATATAGCCAGTTAGTATCAACTTTGGTTGCTGCGGTTGCATTAGCCATTGTCTTAATCGTAGGAGTAACGGTATGGGTGATCAGAAGTACAGGCAGAAACATCAGCTTGATTACAAAAGGGATTAAGGAGATTGATTATCAGGACCTTTCTTCCATTTCAAGGCTGAATATCGAAACAAAAGATGAAATCGGTGAAATTGCGAAAGCCTTTAACTCGATGGCTGATTCCCTTGAGAACTATTATGAGAAAGAACAGCGCTATTCCGCTGAAATTAGTGAACAGAACTGGATTCAAAGCCAGTCTGCTTCATTGGTTAGTATCTATAGCCAGCACGTAACGATAGCCAATTTGGCAGATGACTTTATCTCGAGGCTGGCACCTGCCGCTGGAGCCAATCTTGGAGTCGTTTATGTGAAAGATGACAGCGGAAGCAAACCTGTATTCAGGAAACAGGCTGCATATGCAGATGGAGCCGAAGATGCAGGAAGAGACTTTTTCTATGAGGGAGAAGGAATAGCAGGGCAGACGGCCAGGGATAAGAAAACGGTATTTCTTCAAGATGTTCCTGAGAATTACAAGGTTCTATCAACCGGTTTGGGAGATGTCAGGCCGAAAAGCATCATGATGGCTCCCGTCATGCTAAAGGACGAGGTAGTGGCAGTTGTGGAACTGGCAAGTTTGAGGCCGTTCACTGATGCACAGATCAAACTATTGGATAAAGTAATTGAAACATTAGGAATAGCCATTACGAATATTTCAGGAAGAATGGAGATTGAACGCTTACTGGCAGAGTCCCAGGCGCAGACAGAGGAACTGCAGGCACAGGCTGAAGAGCTGCAGTCCCAGTCTGAGGAGCTGCAGGCGCAATCTGAAGAAATGCAGAGTCAATCCGAAGAGCTGCGGATGATTAATGAGCAGCTTGAAGAGCGTTCCAGAGATGCTGAAATGAAATCCGAAGAACTTCAGGCTGCCAAGGAAGAACTCGAGGAAAAAGCAAAACAGCTGGGTCTAAGCTCAAAATACAAGTCAGAATTTCTGGCAAATATGTCGCATGAGCTGCGAACGCCGCTTAACAGTATCCTGCTTTTATCGGAAATGCTGGCAGAAGATCCGGATCAAGTCCTAACGGATGAGCAAAAGGAGTTTTCCAAGGTTATACATACATCAGGACAGGATCTGCTTACACTGATTAATGATATTCTGGACCTTTCAAAAGTAGAGGTAGGAAAACTGGAGATCAGCTTTGAGGAAGTAAATATGGGTGAAATGTCGCAGCGGATGAAGCAGCATTTTACACAAGTGGCAAAGCATAAAAATCTTGAATTTACTGTAAGCACTTCGGAAGAAGTTCCTCCTGTATTCAATACGGATGAGCAGCGGCTGCAGCAGATTGTGAAAAACCTTCTTTCAAATGCATTTAAATTTACGGAAGAAGGTTCAGTAGCAGTCACGTTTGAAAAAGCTTCAAAAGGCGATTTCTTTGGATTGCCGTTATCCATCTATACAAATGACTGGCTGAAAATAACAGTGCTCGACACAGGCATTGGCATTTCACCCGAGAAGCAGCAGCTGATTTTTGAAGCCTTCCAGCAGGCTGATGGCGCCACAATGAGAAAATATGGAGGCACGGGCCTTGGATTGTCCATCTCCAAGGAATTTGCCCAGCTGCTCGGCGGTATCTGCAAAGTGGAGAGTGAAGAAGGAAAAGGAAGCCGGTTTACACTTGTTATCCCGAATCTGCCAAACGGAATGCCTGAAATAGAGGCAGGTTCGCTTGCTTTTGAAGAAGCTGCTGTAACCGCTGAACCTGTCCCGGAGGTGCCTGAGGCAGCTGAAACTAAAGATGCTGAAGGAGATACTGAAGCAGAGCAGCATTCAGGTACTGAGCTTAAAGACAAAACAGTCATTGTCGTAGATGATGACCACAGAAATATTTATGCGCTGAAAAATGCTTTGAAGAAAGAAGGCATGAATGTCCTTACAGCAGAAAACGGGATGCAGTGCCTCGATTTGATAATGGGTACAGAACAGATTGATATTGTACTGATGGATATTATGATGCCGGTTATGGATGGTTATGAAACCATGAAGAGGCTTCGAGGGCTGGACAGGCACCAGGATGTTCCAATCATTGCCCTTACCGCCAAGGCGATGAAAGGCGATAGGGAAAAGTGCATGGAAGCGGGTGCTACGGATTATATCAGCAAGCCTTTAAAACTGGACCAGCTGCTGTCCGTTATGAGAGTATGGCTTTCATAG
- a CDS encoding glycosyltransferase: MKKLLIIGIMLFMPLNMLAAPGSAAAQKTCLTQSEVKFENEFRRLWIDHVLWTSNYITSATTAGAEDQKQVLARLLKNQEEIGNSIKPYYGEAAGAKLTELLKEHIVIAGNIVEAAKSGQGAKVNQLNKEWHRNADDISVFLSGANPNLKNEDVKKLLYKHLELVTDDLTASLVKDWEARIVAIDDGVTHIIRMADAISDAVVKQFPDKF; the protein is encoded by the coding sequence ATGAAGAAATTATTGATCATAGGAATAATGCTGTTCATGCCGCTGAATATGCTGGCAGCTCCGGGCAGTGCAGCTGCACAAAAAACGTGTCTCACCCAATCAGAGGTTAAGTTTGAAAACGAATTCCGCAGACTTTGGATCGACCATGTATTATGGACAAGCAACTATATTACAAGTGCCACAACTGCTGGAGCGGAGGATCAGAAGCAGGTATTGGCCCGCCTGCTTAAAAATCAGGAGGAGATAGGGAATTCCATCAAGCCTTATTACGGCGAAGCTGCAGGAGCTAAGCTGACAGAACTGCTTAAAGAGCATATTGTCATTGCAGGTAATATTGTGGAGGCAGCAAAGAGCGGGCAAGGCGCCAAAGTGAATCAGCTGAACAAAGAGTGGCATCGCAATGCTGATGATATCTCGGTATTTCTAAGCGGAGCCAATCCAAATCTGAAAAATGAAGATGTGAAAAAACTGCTTTATAAGCATTTGGAATTAGTAACAGATGATCTGACAGCAAGTCTTGTTAAGGATTGGGAAGCAAGAATCGTGGCAATTGATGATGGAGTAACACATATTATCAGGATGGCTGATGCCATTTCTGATGCGGTTGTGAAGCAATTCCCGGACAAATTTTAA
- the purU gene encoding formyltetrahydrofolate deformylase, whose protein sequence is MNTNVNANRATLLISCPERPGIISTVSNFLLEHNANIVHFDQHTTDPLAGIFFMRIEFDMNHFDESFPKLKEDLPEMAREYSMEWKLSGKGERKRMAIFVSKMDHCLLELLWRWKSKELEVDIPLVISNHPDMREVVEGFGIPYHHVPITPDNKAEAEQKAVELLEGKADFIVLARYMQILSPSFISKYPNRIINIHHSFLPAFVGANPYARAFNRGVKLIGATAHYVTNDLDEGPIIEQDVQRVNHRHTAQDLKIAGRHVERQVLAQAVAWHVEDKVIVHGNKTIVF, encoded by the coding sequence ATGAATACAAATGTTAACGCAAACCGGGCGACATTACTGATATCCTGTCCAGAGAGGCCAGGCATCATCTCCACAGTCTCTAACTTTCTGCTGGAGCATAACGCGAACATTGTGCATTTTGACCAGCACACAACAGATCCGCTGGCAGGCATCTTCTTCATGCGGATTGAATTCGATATGAATCATTTTGATGAGTCCTTTCCAAAACTGAAAGAGGATCTGCCTGAAATGGCCAGGGAATACTCTATGGAGTGGAAGCTGAGCGGCAAAGGCGAGCGCAAGCGGATGGCCATATTTGTTTCTAAAATGGATCACTGTCTGCTCGAGCTGCTGTGGCGCTGGAAATCGAAGGAGCTTGAAGTGGATATTCCCCTGGTGATCAGCAATCATCCCGACATGAGGGAAGTGGTGGAGGGTTTCGGAATACCCTATCATCATGTTCCGATTACGCCGGACAATAAAGCGGAAGCCGAGCAAAAGGCGGTTGAGCTGCTGGAAGGAAAAGCGGATTTCATTGTGCTGGCGAGATATATGCAGATTCTTTCGCCAAGCTTTATTTCCAAATATCCAAACAGGATCATCAATATCCATCACAGCTTTCTGCCGGCCTTCGTGGGAGCCAATCCTTATGCACGGGCGTTTAACCGCGGAGTCAAGCTGATTGGGGCAACCGCCCATTATGTAACAAATGATTTGGATGAAGGCCCGATCATTGAGCAGGATGTCCAGCGGGTTAACCACAGGCACACTGCACAGGATCTCAAAATTGCCGGCAGGCATGTGGAGAGGCAGGTCCTCGCACAGGCAGTCGCCTGGCATGTGGAAGACAAAGTCATAGTGCATGGCAATAAGACGATTGTTTTTTAA
- a CDS encoding CheR family methyltransferase: protein MKELKKEELEIELLLKAIYSLSGYDFRQYMRSSIARRIQNRLSSDRLPSITSLTEKVIHEEGYLQKVLSDFSINVTEMFRDPSFFKAFRNEVVPMLRELPEIRIWHAGCSTGEEAYSMSILIEEEGLGERTKIYATDINEKVLKKAESGIIPLQKMQLYTKNYIMAGGKKSFSEYYTTDCEAAYLNACLLDRMVFAQHNLVTDGSFNEFHVIMCRNVMIYFNTDLQSHVFNLFNESLSMGGFLGLGSKEALRMEDPVFEEINLQEKIFRKISHV, encoded by the coding sequence ATGAAGGAATTGAAAAAGGAAGAATTAGAAATAGAATTGCTTTTAAAGGCCATTTATAGTTTATCCGGATATGATTTCCGGCAATATATGCGCTCATCAATTGCCAGGAGAATCCAAAATCGCCTTAGCAGTGATCGGCTTCCCAGCATAACAAGCCTCACGGAAAAGGTTATCCATGAAGAGGGGTATCTGCAAAAGGTACTGAGCGATTTTTCAATCAATGTGACAGAAATGTTCCGGGACCCTTCATTTTTTAAGGCTTTTCGAAATGAGGTTGTCCCGATGCTCAGAGAATTGCCGGAGATCAGAATTTGGCATGCAGGCTGTTCGACTGGGGAAGAAGCCTACTCCATGTCTATTTTGATTGAAGAAGAGGGACTGGGTGAACGAACGAAGATTTACGCCACAGACATCAATGAAAAGGTGCTTAAAAAGGCAGAGAGTGGAATAATCCCTCTGCAAAAAATGCAGCTGTATACAAAGAATTACATTATGGCCGGTGGAAAAAAATCCTTCTCTGAATACTACACAACCGATTGTGAAGCAGCTTATCTGAATGCATGCCTGCTTGATCGAATGGTTTTTGCCCAGCATAATCTGGTGACTGATGGCTCCTTCAATGAATTTCATGTGATTATGTGCCGAAATGTGATGATTTATTTTAATACTGACCTGCAGAGCCATGTTTTTAATCTTTTTAATGAAAGTCTCAGCATGGGAGGTTTTCTGGGGCTTGGCAGCAAGGAAGCACTGCGGATGGAAGACCCTGTATTTGAAGAAATCAACCTGCAGGAAAAGATATTCAGGAAGATTTCTCATGTATAA
- a CDS encoding MFS transporter, translating into MSGDQKKKMIILMINMFIAIGSFGIIIPILPAYLESINQGGTAAGLMIAIFAGAQLIFSPIAGKWADQYGRRKMIIYGLAGLTLSMLVFYAVDSIWLLYFSRVIGGVGAALLIPAIFAYIADITTLEQRAKGNGLVSAAMSLGIVVGPGIGGFLADFGLKMPFLISALVSLVAVLFSIVLLEESSTLQTGPGEMPEEEPMVKKLAMSVKKPYFIPLVITLVMSFGLMAYESVLGLYLDNEFAATPQEIAVMVTSTGIISVIVQLFVVDRVVRRFGEGKVLNIFLAVAASGFLVSLFAGSYALFFVISLIIFLATSILRPVLTTLISKMAGNEQGFAMGMNNAYMSIGNVLGPTIAGVLYDVRITYPFVLGLALLIVTLFITAAWQKREPKPKASV; encoded by the coding sequence TTGTCAGGGGATCAAAAGAAAAAGATGATCATTTTGATGATCAATATGTTTATTGCAATCGGAAGCTTTGGAATTATTATTCCGATTTTGCCGGCTTATTTGGAATCCATTAATCAGGGAGGAACGGCAGCAGGCCTGATGATTGCCATTTTTGCGGGTGCCCAGCTGATTTTTTCTCCCATTGCGGGGAAATGGGCGGACCAGTACGGCCGCAGAAAGATGATTATTTACGGGTTAGCTGGTTTGACATTATCCATGCTTGTCTTTTATGCAGTAGATTCCATTTGGCTGCTTTACTTTTCACGTGTCATTGGAGGCGTTGGAGCTGCCTTGCTGATTCCGGCTATTTTTGCTTACATTGCTGATATTACTACCCTGGAGCAGCGTGCAAAAGGGAATGGCCTTGTATCAGCTGCGATGTCACTCGGAATTGTGGTTGGACCTGGAATTGGCGGGTTTTTGGCAGACTTCGGCCTGAAAATGCCATTTCTGATTTCAGCGCTTGTATCTCTAGTGGCTGTTCTATTCTCCATTGTGCTCCTCGAAGAAAGCAGCACCTTGCAGACCGGACCAGGAGAGATGCCAGAAGAGGAACCAATGGTCAAGAAGCTGGCAATGTCTGTTAAGAAGCCTTATTTTATTCCGCTTGTCATTACATTGGTGATGAGCTTTGGATTAATGGCTTATGAATCAGTTCTGGGGCTTTATCTGGATAATGAATTTGCTGCCACTCCGCAGGAAATAGCGGTTATGGTGACTTCGACGGGGATCATTAGTGTTATTGTACAGTTGTTTGTCGTCGATCGGGTGGTTAGGAGATTTGGAGAAGGAAAGGTATTGAATATCTTTTTGGCTGTTGCAGCGTCAGGATTCCTTGTCTCACTGTTTGCAGGCAGCTATGCACTTTTCTTCGTTATTTCGCTGATCATTTTCCTTGCAACTTCCATTCTTCGCCCGGTTTTAACCACGCTAATCTCAAAAATGGCCGGTAATGAACAGGGATTTGCGATGGGAATGAACAATGCTTATATGAGTATTGGAAACGTTCTGGGGCCAACGATAGCCGGTGTACTTTATGATGTACGGATAACCTATCCGTTTGTTCTCGGTCTGGCATTATTGATTGTTACGTTATTTATCACGGCTGCATGGCAAAAAAGGGAGCCTAAACCGAAGGCTTCTGTGTAG